From one Perca flavescens isolate YP-PL-M2 chromosome 19, PFLA_1.0, whole genome shotgun sequence genomic stretch:
- the svep1 gene encoding sushi, von Willebrand factor type A, EGF and pentraxin domain-containing protein 1 isoform X1 codes for MFSQRYSLKPSWTICLLVLCILDGWTTAWPAAQQSQPQLQSRRSRQMPPLTTSSSAGNLSESAESKVERLGQAFKRNVRELREKSSCLDLVFLVDESSSVGANNFLSELRFVRKMLSDFPVAPEDTRVALVTFSSKTHVVTRVDHISAPKSHQHKCSLFNQEIPAINYRGGGTYTKGAFQRAAQILRHSRANATKVIFLITDGYSNGGDPRPVAAALRERSVEIFTLGIWQGNIKELHDMASHPKDQHCYLVHNFAEFEALARRALHEDLPTGSYIQEDLSRCSSLCEAGRDCCDLMASCKCGTHTGQYDCICEKGYYGKGLQHECTACPPGTYKPEATPGGLSTCLPCPDSHLTSQPGSTSLSDCVCKPGYQPIGMTCQVVYCPELSPPENGFFVQNVCNNHFDAACGVRCQPDFDLQGTSIRLCQADGTWSGTPASCRVRSCPPLSRPQHGFLRCSDGGASYRAECQVGCERGYRLEGDSRLTCQANSQWSGPQPRCVEVRCPPILTLKNILLSPPACGKRTVSPGSACLLTCHQGYSLQGNRKAVCMSSGNWTANVHKAICTDAEPPGIQCPENIVAETDERRGTANVSWNIPTTTDNSKEEVVVQVKPVYTPPQLLPIGKETITYIGIDRSGNQANCSFTVTVIDTESPVIDRCRSPPTVQAADMDTAVFWEVPQFSDNSGGRLTVTSSHTPGSVFPIGDTLVQYTATDAAGNSRTCNLTITVQGTTCDRPYVPVNGEFICSEEEEGVNCTLHCKDGYSFTQDAVHSYFCAYNGVWEPPYSPDRPDCSVNRIANNGVKPFEMLFKASRCDDVDLVKSFTGEFNTKLGGMLPNICSSGDVTCKLEVMSQGHCLEYNYDYENGFSIAPGGWSNSWGPQGTQDYAYFESGFATGTRQLARQQQDSSVQPHHRTKRHRKITGPTRDQKIQIFFNITASIPLPLSRNDSIEVANQKRLLRTLEQLTNRLKRTLAKQPLSSFHVSSEMIVADPKSLGSKKPSLFCRPGSMLKGRMCVQCPVGTYFSLEYNECESCWLGSYQDQEGQLECKSCPEGTSTAYLHSRSITECKGQCKPGSNSLNGLEICESCPLGHFQPGFGARECLVCPDETSTVTRGAVDETECGVPCLAGHFSRTGLVPCYPCPRDYYQPEHGRSYCLSCPFYGTTTITGATTIQHCSSFGSSFLPKEESVTAAPEVEVIEDYQASSQVFHECFLNPCQNKGTCEEVGAGYVCTCMPGFTGAKCEIDIDECDSAPCQNAGLCKDGMGDFQCQCKLGFLGSLCEAEVNECISSPCLNEGVCVDEVNKFTCSCASGFTGSRCELEINECLSNPCLNGGVCDDLTGSYTCNCAVGFSGDRCEVNVDECYSAPCLNGASCLDDVNNFRCQCVEGYRGRLCEVDVDECDPNPCVNGASCMDGLGSYTCRCLPGFNGTRCETEMSPAFNLDFEVSGIHGYVMMDGVMPALTEITCTFWMRSSDTTNYGTPVSYAVEGSDNAFLLIDYNGWVLYVNGKERITDCPAVNTGQWYHIGVSWRSWDGDWRIYINGKPSDGGKGLSVGTTIPGGGALVLGQDQDQRGEGFNPVESFVGSISQLNIWDRVLTPQQIKVLASSCPSSHVTHRGNVLAWPDFLSGVVGRVKVNHSSVFCADCPKLENAVPHLHASTVEVSPGAQVQLSCDPGFYLLGEPVLQCQNKGEWSHPLPSCELVSCGPPRALENGLFQGTDFHAGSSVVYQCNAGFYLLGDTKVHCTNSGKWGGNPPACLDVDECALGSDCDDHASCQNTDGSYTCTCIQPYSGDGKNCTEPVKCKNPGSPEFGHREGSNFLMGGEVVFGCENGYELIGSSRLHCLETGSWDDPVPYCRALSCPTPSVPENSIMKGDNFTYGSKVTFSCMTGFLPQIPYEFQCLASLRWSGMPPVCHPVICGGPQTVANADYTLNTNTYQSTVTYTCAEGYRPQGSMEVVCEATGEWSRPVPRCVNVLCSEPPALNDAVTMGKNFELGNKVHYVCKEGYTLIGPETRECLPSGQWSDSSAQCVPRSCGPPPAIDHAEPYESHQLFGDTANYYCTDGYTAGNNSKMVCNAQGVWAPPDGTEAPRCIANFCLRPPELPHAILDSVNKPKYASNTEVSYKCEEGFMLNTTATLRCLMGGEWEPSAHDIGCVPVRCSKPESIDRGYVSGTNYSFGAVVAYSCDKGFLIRGEKRRTCKANGEWGGALPTCVPVSCSPPPLLRNGYIQSRVRFTFNSKVMYACHAGYRLVGRPDRVCQANRQWSNNDPPTCVLLTCDPPPNVAHGHYRGSDFQVGRKVQYVCDEGYELAGDATWTCLKYGRWDKTRRPRCSPVQCPEPPLEENHLVLKGLDSESGTVELSCEDGYVLEGARILRCTPSQEWNDTFPVCKQVFCGPLPEVSFGGPSLSSPPFPFSSVVSYTCMDGFTLRKEGSVSCLASGQWSSPYPECIPVECPQPVEISNGIVDVQGLMYLSKALYSCKTGYNLVGNSTVLCGENGLWIGGVPSCRPIECSIPKQTANGKVVYTKLQFGHSATYSCRRGYRLQGPETLKCLASGEWDIEPPACVQISCTPPQPVENGFVEGQDHSFGVTIFYSCFPGFQLVGQDHLTCEEFGWSTSVPVCVASDCGLPPHIDFGEYVRVKQLGGSSYAASPMDLSFLHGTFIEYRCHKGYDLTSPTRLVCQEDGGWNGTAPSCVPAECETPPSPEHGWVNVTDTSLGSMVKYTCEDGYELEGEHVRQCVSGRLWTNDAPVCRPVSCGDPGAIANGTAHGGAFVYPEVLHYECSPGFVLKGSDTIACQADGKWNGQKPWCEPVSCGPPKVPSDITFTGEEYSYNNEIELRCQHGFLLQGKSISVCQADGTWSHGSPTCVPARCGKPPPIPNGSVSGSEFGFNSKVNYECDEGYTLKGDPTHICQSNGLWDKPEPRCDIIICDPPEDISHGFLNGSSFNYDDVVEYVCFDGYEVVGDSILRCSAQGFWVGTVPECRPCVCALPVVKFGAVLGGDSACGDLVHFQCDDGYKLLGPSEAVCEKGGVWSPGVPVCSRGRCRVAPPTVPNAVLQGGSATFSDTAVYRCRPGYQSKGYPHISCGRDGRWGEPRLSCEPMNCGKPPTVAHAQVVGDRFTFPNQITYRCEDGFNSATKTASLSCQSDGTWSKHSIRCSPSPCLLPTNFSIPHLVITGKDLTPVGGTITLSCPSGLYLQGSALAECQLGGSWAPSVSSVSCDLVVCEKPPPLLHGVTEGDSYNYGDFVMYSCLPGFDMKGDSIQTCQGDRTWSGTQPVCVAQSCGPPPTVQHAQVQTSGETYLHNASYVCNAGLQLVGPKTLICLANGTWSPPAPTCEVAKGCDSPKQILYGKAQEHNLNTGRAVEFQCDKGYNLVGDSLVVCMGGNTWSSAFPTCRPKSCPVPPGWREDRSRNGSQQEFHVGQSVRVSCSKGQQVKGSGTITCRPDQTWSPISSVCERVSCGPPLHVANGVVRGAVFQFGDVAVYSCFGGYAMEGVGRSRCLENGTWTPPPTCRAVCWLHCQNGGVCQRPNTCSCPEGWMGRLCEEPICILPCLNEGRCVAPYQCECPTGWTGTRCHSAVCSSPCLNGGRCIRPNRCYCSSGWSGHDCSRKRKSAYYHF; via the exons CATGTCCACCCGGCACCTATAAACCAGAGGCAACACCAGGAGGCCTGAGCACCTGCCTGCCATGCCCCGACTCGCACCTCACCTCCCAGCCAGGCAGCACCTCCCTCAGTGACTGCGTCTGCAAGCCGGGCTATCAGCCAATAGGCATGACCTGCCAGG tgGTATACTGTCCAGAACTGTCTCCTCCTGAAAATGGGTTTTTCGTCCAAAATGTTTGCAACAACCACTTTGATGCAGCCTGTGGTGTGCGATGCCAGCCAGATTTTGACCTCCAGGGAACCAGCATCAGACTGTGCCAGGCTGATGGCACCTGGTCAGGGACACCTGCCAGCTGCAGag TCCGCTCCTGCCCGCCCCTCTCTCGGCCCCAGCATGGCTTCCTGAGGTGCAGCGATGGCGGCGCCTCCTACAGGGCGGAGTGTCAGGTGGGCTGTGAGCGAGGCTACAGGCTAGAGGGAGACTCCAGACTCACCTGCCAGGCCAATTCCCAGTGGAGTGGACCGCAACCTCGGTGTGTGG AGGTGCGTTGTCCCCCCATTCTGACCCTGAAGAACATCTTGCTGTCGCCCCCTGCCTGCGGGAAGAGGACTGTGTCGCCGGGCTCCGCTTGCCTGCTCACCTGTCATCAAGGTTACAGTCTCCAGGGAAACAGGAAGGCGGTGTGCATGAGCTCTGGGAACTGGACAGCTAATGTCCATAAAGCCATATGTACAG ATGCTGAACCACCAGGGATCCAGTGCCCCGAGAACATTGTAGCAGAGACAGATGAGCGGCGCGGCACCGCCAATGTTAGCTGGAACATCCCGACTACCACGGACAACTCTAAAGAAGAG GTGGTGGTGCAGGTAAAGCCAGTGTACACTCCACCCCAGCTACTCCCAATTGGAAAGGAAACCATCACCTACATTGGGATCGACCGCTCGGGGAACCAGGCCAACTGCTCCTTCACAGTCACTGTCATCG ATACGGAGTCCCCAGTGATTGACAGGTGCAGGTCGCCGCCCACAGTTCAGGCCGCAGACATGGACACGGCGGTCTTTTGGGAGGTGCCACAGTTTTCCGACAACTCAG GTGGTCGCCTCACAGTGACCAGTAGCCATACTCCAGGCTCTGTGTTCCCAATAGGAGACACTCTGGTCCAGTACACAGCTACTGATGCAGCAGGAAATAGCCGCACCTGCAACCTCACCATCACTGTGCAAG GGACGACCTGTGACCGTCCGTATGTCCCAGTGAATGGAGAGTTCATCTGctctgaagaggaggagggtgtTAACTGTACCCTTCATTGTAAAGATGGCTACAGCTTCACTCAGGATGCAGTGCACAGCTACTTCTGCGCCTACAACGGTGTGTGGGAGCCACCCTACTCTCCAGACAGACCTGACTGCTCAG TGAACCGTATAGCAAACAACGGGGTCAAACCCTTTGAGATGCTGTTTAAAGCATCTCGCTGTGACGATGTGGACCTGGTCAAGTCATTCACTGGGGAGTTCAACACCAAACTGGGAGGCATG cTCCCCAATATTTGTAGCAGTGGTGATGTCACTTGCAAGCTGGAGGTGATGTCACAGGGTCACTGTCTAGAGTACAACTACGACTACGAGAACGGGTTTTCTATTG CACCAGGGGGTTGGAGCAACAGCTGGGGTCCTCAGGGCACTCAGGACTACGCCTACTTTGAGTCAGGCTTTGCCACAGGTACCCGACAGCTCGCCAGGCAGCAGCAAGACAGCAGCGTGCAACCCCATCATCGCACCAAGAGGCACCGCAAAATCACAGGACCCACCAGAGACCAAAAGATCCAGATCTTTTTCAACATTACAG CAAGCATCCCTCTGCCCCTGTCAAGGAACGACTCAATAGAGGTGGCCAATCAGAAGAGACTCCTGCGGACCCTGGAGCAACTGACCAATCGTCTGAAGCGAACGCTGGCCAAACAGCCGCTGTCCAGTTTCCACGTATCCTCAGAGATGATTGTAGCTGATCCCAAATCTCTGGGGAGCAAAAAGCCCTCTCTGTTCTGCAGGCCAGGCTCAATGCTCAAAGGCAGGATGTGCG TCCAATGCCCGGTGGGAACATATTTCTCTCTGGAATACAATGAGTGTGAGAGCTGCTGGCTGGGCTCCTACCAGGACCAGGAGGGTCAGCTGGAGTGTAAGTCCTGCCCTGAGGGAACCTCCACGGCCTACTTGCACTCCCGCAGCATCACCGAGTGCAAAG GGCAGTGTAAGCCTGGTAGTAACTCTCTGAATGGGTTGGAGATCTGCGAGTCATGCCCGCTGGGTCACTTCCAGCCTGGTTTTGGCGCCAGGGAGTGTCTCGTCTGTCCTGACGAGACCTCGACTGTCACCAGAGGAGCGGTGGATGAGACCGAGTGTGGAG TCCCCTGTTTGGCAGGACATTTCTCCCGTACCGGTCTAGTTCCCTGTTACCCTTGTCCCAGAGATTACTACCAGCCTGAACATGGCCGCTCCTACTGCCTCTCATGTCCCTTTTATGGAACCACAACCATTACTGGGGCAACCACCATACAGCACTGCTCCA GTTTTGGCTCCAGTTTTCTTCCCAAAGAGGAGAGTGTAACTGCGGCTCCAGAGGTGGAGGTCATTGAAGACTACCAAGCAAGCAGTCAG GTTTTCCACGAGTGTTTCCTGAATCCCTGTCAGAATAAGGGGACATGTGAGGAGGTCGGGGCGGGATACGTCTGCACCTGCATGCCTGGGTTCACAG GTGCCAAGTGTGAGATTGATATAGATGAGTGTGACTCTGCTCCTTGTCAGAATGCAGGCCTTTGTAAAGACGGTATGGGAGACTTCCAGTGTCAGTGCAAGCTTGGCTTTTTAG GCTCTCTGTGTGAGGCGGAGGTGAACGAGTGTATCTCCTCTCCCTGTCTgaatgaaggtgtgtgtgtggacgaGGTCAACAAGTTCACCTGCAGTTGTGCCAGCGGCTTCACAG GATCTCGTTGTGAGCTGGAAATCAACGAGTGCCTTTCCAACCCCTGTCTGAACGGAGGTGTGTGTGATGACCTGACTGGCAGCTACACTTGTAATTGTGCCGTTGGCTTCTCAGGGGATCGCTGTGAGGTCAACGTCGATGAATGTTACAGCGCCCCCTGTCTGAATGGGGCCTCGTGTCTGGATGATGTTAACAATTTCAG GTGTCAGTGTGTGGAGGGTTACCGTGGCCGCCTGTGTGAGGTGGACGTTGACGAGTGCGATCCTAACCCCTGTGTGAACGGGGCCAGCTGCATGGATGGTCTGGGGTCCTACACCTGCCGCTGCCTCCCTGGGTTCAACGGAACCAGGTGTGAGACAG AGATGTCCCCTGCCTTCAACCTGGACTTTGAGGTGTCTGGTATCCATGGTTACGTAATGATGGATGGAGTGATGCCGGCGCTGACAGAGATCACCTGTACCTTTTGGATGAGGTCATCGGACACCACCAATTATGGCACACCTGTGTCCTACGCTGTGGAGGGCAGCGACAACGCTTTCCTTCTCATAGACTACAATGG GTGGGTGCTGTATGTGAATGGTAAAGAGCGGATCACTGACTGTCCTGCAGTGAACACGGGTCAATGGTACCACATTGGGGTGTCCTGGAGGAGCTGGGATGGTGACTGGAGAATCTACATCAATGGGAAGCCCTCAGACGGAGGCAAAGGCCTGTCAGTCGGCACCACTATCCCAG GCGGTGGGGCGCTGGTATTAGGTCAGGACCAGGATCAGAGGGGCGAGGGCTTCAACCCTGTTGAATCCTTTGTCGGCTCCATCAGCCAACTCAACATCTGGGATCGTGTTCTCACACCTCAACAG ATCAAGGTCCTGGCCAGCAGCTGTCCATCTTCCCACGTCACCCACAGAGGGAATGTGCTCGCCTGGCCAGACTTCCTCAGCGGGGTGGTGGGCCGAGTCAAAGTAAACCACAGCAGCGTTTTCTGTGCTG ATTGCCCCAAGCTGGAGAACGCAGTGCCCCACCTGCACGCCTCCACTGTGGAGGTGAGCCCCGGGGCCCAGGTCCAGCTGTCCTGTGATCCCGGCTTCTACCTGCTGGGGGAGCCGGTGCTACAGTGCCAAAATAAAGGAGAGTGGAGCCATCCTCTGCCCAGCTGTGAAC TAGTGTCCTGTGGCCCTCCTCGTGCTCTGGAGAATGGCTTGTTTCAGGGGACAGACTTCCATGCCGGCAGCTCTGTGGTCTATCAGTGTAACGCTGGCTTTTACCTGCTGGGAGACACCAAGGTGCACTGCACTAACAGTGGCAAGTGGGGAGGAAATCCACCAGCCTGTCTCG atgtGGATGAGTGTGCTCTGGGATCTGACTGTGATGACCACGCTAGTTGTCAAAACACGGACGGCTCCTACACCTGCACCTGTATCCAGCCGTACAGTGGCGACGGAAAAAACTGCACAG AGCCAGTGAAGTGTAAGAACCCTGGGTCTCCAGAATTTGGTCACAGAGAGGGCAGCAACTTTCTGATGGGCGGTGAGGTTGTTTTTGGCTGCGAGAACGGCTATGAGCTGATCGGCTCGTCTCGCCTCCACTGCCTGGAGACAGGAAGCTGGGACGACCCAGTCCCATACTGCAGAG CCCTCTCCTGCCCGACGCCATCTGTCCCAGAGAACTCCATCATGAAGGGCGACAACTTCACCTATGGAAGCAAGGTGACTTTCAG CTGTATGACGGGCTTCCTGCCTCAGATCCCCTATGAGTTCCAGTGTCTTGCTAGTCTGAGGTGGAGCGGGATGCCACCGGTCTGTCACCCAGTAATCTGCGGGGGGCCTCAAACTGTTGCGAACGCTGACTACACcctcaacacaaacacataccaGTCTACTGTCACATATACCTGTGCTGAGGGATATAG ACCACAGGGCTCCATGGAAGTGGTTTGTGAAGCGACAGGGGAGTGGAGCAGGCCTGTCCCTCGCTGTGTGAACGTCCTGTGCAGTGAGCCTCCGGCCCTGAATGATGCGGTGACCATGGGAAAGAATTTTGAACTGGGAAACAAGGTGCACTATGTCTGCAAAGAAGG CTACACTCTGATTGGCCCAGAGACCAGAGAATGTCTGCCAAGTGGCCAATGGAGTGACAGCTCAGCCCAGTGCGTCCCCCGCTCCTGTGGCCCCCCACCTGCCATCGACCACGCCGAGCCCTATGAGAGCCACCAACTGTTTGGAGACACTGCTAACTACTACTGCACTGACGGATACACTGCTGGCAACAACTCTAAGATGGTGTGTAACGCTCAGGGTGTGTGGGCGCCCCCTGATGGCACAGAGGCCCCTCGCTGCATTGCAAACTTCTGCCTACGTCCACCTGAACTACCCCATGCTATTTTAGATTCGGTCAACAAACCCAAATACGCCAGCAACACTGAAGTGAGCTATAAATGTGAGGAGGGCTTCATGCTCAACACCACAGCCACATTGAGATGTCTGATGGGAGGAGAGTGGGAGCCTTCGGCGCATGATATCGGCTGTGTGCCGGTGAGGTGCTCCAAGCCTGAGAGCATTGATCGGGGCTATGTGAGTGGAACAAACTATAGTTTTGGAGCTGTGGTGGCGTACAGCTGCGATAAAGGCTTCCTGATCCGAGGGGAGAAAAGGAGGACCTGCAAGGCCAATGGAGAGTGGGGAGGAGCTCTGCCTACCTGTGTTCCTGTGTCctgctctccccctcccttACTCAGGAATGGATACATCCAG AGCAGAGTTCGATTCACCTTCAACAGCAAGGTGATGTACGCCTGTCATGCAGGATACAGGCTTGTTGGTCGTCCAGATAGAGTTTGCCAAGCCAACCGCCAGTGGTCCAACAACGACCCTCCCACCTGTGTCCTTTTGACCTGTGACCCTCCTCCCAATGTCGCCCATGGACATTACAGGGGATCTGATTTCCAAGTGGGCCGAAAAGTGCAGTATGTCTGTGATGAGGGTTACGAGCTGGCCGGGGATGCCACCTGGACCTGTCTGAAGTACGGAAGATGGGATAAGACGAGGCGTCCTCGCTGCTCACCGGTGCAGTGTCCAGAGCCGCCGCTGGAGGAGAACCACCTGGTCCTGAAGGGCCTGGATTCTGAATCTGGAACAGTGGAATTATCCTGCGAGGATGGCTACGTACTGGAGGGGGCCAGAATCCTCCGCTGCACCCCATCCCAGGAGTGGAACGACACCTTTCCAGTGTGTAAGCAGGTGTTTTGCGGCCCACTGCCTGAAGTGTCGTTTGGTGGCCCTTCCTtgtcctctcctcctttccctTTCAGCTCCGTGGTGAGCTACACATGCATGGATGGCTTTACTTTAAGAAAAGAAGGCTCTGTGTCCTGTCTAGCCAGCGGGCAGTGGAGCAGTCCTTACCCAGAGTGTATCCCTGTTGAATGCCCTCAGCCTGTGGAGATTTCTAATGGTATCGTTGATGTCCAGGGTCTGATGTACCTCAGCAAAGCACTGTACAGCTGTAAGACTGGATATAATTTAGTGGGCAACTCCACTGTCCTCTGTGGAGAAAATGGACTCTGGATTGGAGGGGTGCCCTCTTGTCGCCCAATTGAATGCTCAATCCCTAAACAGACAGCCAATGGAAAAGTAGTTTATACAAAACTCCAGTTTGGTCACAGTGCCACCTACTCCTGTCGTCGTGGTTATCGTCTTCAAGGCCCAGAGACTTTGAAGTGCCTGGCCAGTGGGGAGTGGGACATCGAGCCACCTGCTTGTGTGCAGATATCCTGCACCCCACCCCAACCTGTTGAAAATGGATTCGTAGAGGGCCAGGATCACAGTTTCGGGGTCACCATTTTCTACAGCTGCTTTCCTGGCTTCCAGCTAGTAGGCCAGGACCATTTGACCTGTGAGGAGTTTGGCTGGTCTACTTCTGTTCCTGTCTGCGTGGCCTCGGACTGTGGTTTGCCTCCTCACATTGACTTTGGGGAATATGTTAGGGTGAAGCAGCTGGGAGGAAGCTCTTATGCTGCCTCACCTATGGACTTGAGCTTCCTTCATGGGACATTTATCGAGTATCGTTGCCACAAAGGTTACGACCTCACAAGCCCCaccaggttggtgtgtcaggaagATGGAGGCTGGAACGGCACGGCCCCGTCCTGTGTCCCAGCAGAGTGTGAAACACCACCCAGTCCAGAGCATGGCTGGGTGAATGTTACTGATACCTCCCTCGGAAGTATGGTCAAGTATACTTGTGAGGACGGTTATGAGCTGGAGGGGGAGCATGTGAGGCAGTGTGTATCAGGTCGACTGTGGACTAATGACGCCCCAGTTTGTCGGCCTGTCTCCTGTGGTGACCCAGGCGCTATCGCTAATGGCACAGCTCACGGAGGGGCTTTCGTGTATCCTGAGGTCTTGCACTATGAGTGTAGTCCTGGATTTGTCCTGAAGGGTAGTGACACTATTGCCTGCCAGGCGGATGGGAAGTGGAATGGACAGAAGCCTTGGTGTGAGCCAGTATCTTGTGGTCCCCCTAAAGTCCCAAGTGATATTACTTTTACAGGAGAGGAGTACAGCTATAATAATGAGATAGAACTGAGGTGTCAGCACGGTTTCCTCCTACAAGGGAAATCTATCAGTGTTTGCCAGGCTGATGGCACCTGGAGCCATGGGTCTCCTACCTGTGTACCTGCCCGCTGTGGCAAACCCCCACCAATACCCAATGGGAGTGTGTCGGGGTCAGAGTTTGGCTTCAACAGCAAGGTAAACTATGAATGTGATGAGGGATACACACTTAAAGGAGATCCAACACACATTTGTCAGTCAAATGGACTTTGGGACAAACCTGAACCTCGCTGTGACATCATAATTTGTGATCCACCCGAGGACATCAGTCACGGCTTCCTGAACGGCTCCAGCTTCAACTACGATGACGTGGTGGAGTACGTCTGCTTTGATGGCTATGAGGTAGTCGGGGATTCCATCCTGCGGTGCTCCGCTCAAGGCTTCTGGGTGGGCACCGTGCCTGAGTGTCGGCCCTGCGTCTGTGCCCTCCCTGTGGTGAAATTTGGTGCGGTTCTTGGTGGCGACAGCGCCTGCGGAGACCTAGTGCACTTCCAGTGTGACGACGGCTACAAGCTGCTGGGTCCCTCTGAGGCGGTGTGTGAGAAGGGCGGGGTGTGGAGCCCCGGTGTGCCTGTGTGTAGCCGGGGGAGGTGCAGAGTCGCCCCACCTACGGTTCCTAACGCGGTACTGCAGGGCGGCAGTGCCACCTTCTCAGACACAGCTGTATACAGGTGTCGGCCCGGCTACCAGTCAAAGGGGTACCCACACATCTCCTGTGGAAGAGACGGCAGGTGGGGGGAACCCAGACTCAGCTGTGAGCCTATGAACTGTGGAAAACCTCCAACTGTAGCCCACGCTCAGGTGGTGGGAGACCGCTTCACCTTCCCAAACCAGATCACATACAG GTGTGAGGATGGGTTCAATTCTGCCACAAAGACAGCCTCTCTCTCCTGCCAGAGTGACGGAACCTGGTCCAAACACAGCATTCGGTGCAGCCCCTCCCCCTGCCTGCTACCCACCAACTTCTCCATCCCCCATCTTGTAATCACTGGGAAGGATCTCACTCCTGTTGGAGGCACCATCACCCTCTCCTGCCCTTCTGGTCTCTACCTGCAGGGGTCAGCACTGGCTGAGTGCCAG CTGGGTGGAAGCTGGGCTCCAAGTGTCTCCTCAGTTTCCTGTGACCTGGTGGTTTGTGAGAAACCACCTCCTCTTCTTCATGGTGTCACCGAGGGGGACAGCTACAACTATGGAGACTTTGTCATGTACTCATGCCTGCCAGGCTTTGACATGAAG GGAGACTCTATCCAGACCTGCCAGGGAGACAGAACATGGAGTGGCACCCAGCCAGTGTGTGTTG CACAATCCTGTGGGCCTCCTCCCACAGTACAACATGCACAGGTCCAGACGTCAGGAGAGACTTACCTACACAATGCCAGTTATGTATGTAATGCCGGCCTGCAGCTTGTCGGCCCAAAGACTCTCATCTGTCTAGCCAACGGCACGTGGAGCCCGCCAGCACCTACATGTGAAG TGGCCAAAGGCTGCGACAGTCCGAAACAGATACTGTACGGTAAAGCACAAGAGCACAACCTCAACACAGGGCGTGCTGTGGAGTTCCAGTGTGATAAAGGCTACAACCTGGTGGGAGATTCTCTGGTGGTGTGTATGGGGGGCAACACCTGGAGCTCCGCTTTCCCCACCTGCCGAC CTAAGTCCTGCCCGGTTCCTCCAGGCTGGAGGGAGGACAGAAGCAGGAACGGATCCCAGCAGGAGTTTCATGTGGGACAGTCGGTCCGTGTCAGCTGTTCTAAAGGTCAGCAGGTGAAAGGCAGCGGCACCATCACCTGCAGGCCAGACCAGACCTGGAGCCCCATCAGCTCTGTGTGTGAAA GGGTGTCCTGTGGCCCCCCCCTCCATGTGGCCAATGGGGTGGTGCGGGGGGCGGTGTTCCAGTTCGGGGACGTGGCGGTGTACTCGTGTTTTGGCGGCTACGCCATGGAGGGCGTTGGAAGGAGCAGGTGTCTGGAGAACGGCACCTGGACGCCACCTCCCACATGCAGAG CGGTGTGTTGGTTGCATTGCCAGAACGGAGGTGTGTGTCAGCGGCCCAACACTTGCTCCTGCCCCGAGGGCTGGATGGGACGACTTTGTGAGGAGC CGATCTGCATCCTGCCGTGTCTGAATGAAGGCCGTTGTGTGGCACCCTACCAGTGCGAGTGTCCCACCGGGTGGACCGGCACACGCTGTCACAGTG CTGTGTGTTCATCACCTTGTCTGAATGGAGGCAGATGCATCAGGCCGAACAGATGTTACTGCAGTTCAGGCTGGAGCGGACACGACTGCTCCAG